The sequence GTTCACCTTTTAGGTTAAAAGGTAGGTTCTTGTTGATGAGGGTGAATTCATCCTTGGTTTTCCCTATTTTTAACTTTTTCATGTCTCCCTCTAGTTTTGGTCGGGTTGTTCATCTTGTCGTGCAATCAGATCAGCTAGGAAGATCCCCTGCCGCCTTCTGGGACTATTTTCGGAGGGCTAGGATAGTGTTGTAGCATTCCACTACGACTTCCTTGTCACTGTGTTTGGTTCCTATGGTTCCACATCCGCTTGGAACTTCATGATTAGGAGCTTAGTGAATATGGCGGTGGATAGGTCATTGATTGTCTTTCTTCCCAGGATGTGTTGTAAGTCGTGGAGTCCTTTAGAACCACAAACTTAGAGAGTATGGTATTCTTCTGGCTTCCATTTTCGATGGTGACCGGTAGTACTATAAAACCGTCTAGCTTGGGAAAGTTGTATCCGAGTATAGTTATTCTGTTAAGGTGACTTTGTAGGTTTTTGTTTCGAAGTCCTAGCTTGTCGAaggctcctctgaagaggatgttgGAATCGGCTCCGGTGTCTACCAGTATGCGTTTTACTAACCCGGTTCCGACTCGAGCCGAGATGATGAAGGGGGCGTCTTCCGCCGAAGTGCCATTCTATCAATCATCAGGGGAGAACGTTATCATCATCGGAAGGGAGGGGGTTCTTCATTTGTCTATTATGGCTAGCACTCGGAGATTCTTTTTCAATGTGGATTTGGATTTTTTTAGACGCATCTTTCTCAATGATAACATTTACTATTATCTTTGGGTCGGTTTTCGGGCTTTCGTGGTGCGCCGTCTCACCATTCTGGGATTTTGTCCTTTCTGCTCTGGTGACCTCTCCCTTTCGACCTTTTTTGGCTCTCGAATTATTTTTGCCAACTCGGGGAGTTTGTCGTCTCGGATGGCTTGTTCTATGGTGTCTTTGAGGTCGAAGCAGTCTTGAGTCTTGTGTAGATATCCTCTATGGTAGTCGCAATACAGAATTTTGCTATCGTCTATTCGTTCTTTTAATTGTCTGACCTTTGGGATGATGCCCCACTCTGATATTTGATGATAGATCTCCGTGATCAGGACCGGTAGGGGGCGTAGCTCGTGAAATTTTCCACTCTGGAAGGCCAGTTTAGGGAGGCGGTTTTGAAATGCTCCTTTGGGGTTTCTTTGGGTGGCAGGTTATGTCGAGGGACTAGGTTACCGTGGTGCCACTTATTGGCTACCACGACTTGGCTTACCTCTTCGTTGTTTATGTACTCCCTTGCAACGTTCTAGATTTTATGCATAGTCTAGACCAGTTTGGTTGTGAGGTGTTTCTGAAAATCTTCATTCATGAGCCCATTGGTCAGGCATAAATTGGTCACAGAGTCTATTAGCCCGTCAATCGAGTAGGCTGATCGGGTGCTTCGCTTTATAGCGATCCTAGTGGTAAATTGTGCCATGAATTATTTCTTGGAGATGTCATCGAAACAGGACATGGAGCCATTTGGGAAGGTATTGAACCACTTCATTGTTGGGCTGGCTAGGGTTACCAGTAAAGCCCTGCACCAAACTGCGTTGGCCGCCCTTTCTAAGTTTATCCTAGCTTCGAAGGTCGTTAGGTGCTCCTGCAGATCCTTGGAGCCATCGTATTTCATGTTAGTCGATTTGTCAAAGCCTTTCCGCAGCTTGGCCTTCAGGATTCTCTCGGTGAATGGGGTAGCTCCGATCCCATTATCATGTGTTCGCTCCTTCTTCGCTTGGGATCTCCCTAGTATCTTCTTTCATCATTCTCATATTGTCATTCGACTTCTCGGGACCTACTGCGATTCCGACACCTGCCGTGTTGTTGATTTGGCGATCTCTCATGTCTTGCATTTCTCTGCGACACAGTTCGGGAGACTGCTTCGCTGGTATGTTCTAGTCGGTATCGTGTTTTAGAGGTGGTCTGGCCTTCCAGACACTGTACTCGCTGGTGTAGCTTTTAGATTTACACTCCCAGGCCGTCACTTGCCCTGAGTTCACCAGATCGGCGTTCATCCATTCGTGGTTGCTGATTATTGGTTGGTTGCACGTGGATGATGCCGGTTATCCTCCCGTGGGTGGGAAATTCGGCGGGTTTGGTTCGTGATGGTGGTTTGAGAACTGTTCGTCAAGTTCGCCCATCACTCTACCAAGGTTTGGCCAGTCCCTATAGATGGCGCTAATGTACGAGACTTTGCTGGTACAAGTTGGGAGAATGATCAGAGACTCGCGGGCCTTGGTGGTGACGTGATCGGACTTCTGGAGCTGCatagggtggtacctgcaaagacactacGACGCTCAAGTtaaaatggatctaagaggtatagaTGAAGGTTTTGAGGGAGCCTCTTGTTCCCTTTATATAGTTTGTGTTGTTATCTTATGCATTGTCATCTTATCTTattccactacaagaaaatgaagcatttgtaacaataattagttattgttacagaagaagaatattttgtaacaataaaaaaaattgttacaaaatatttcaatattttgtaacaatgtgatttttttgttacaaattatgttggctTTTGTATCGAAATATTTTTTTGTTGCAAAAtattataatgttttgtaacaaacgATTATAttgttacaaaaatttaaaatattttgtaacaaaatatctatttgtttcaaaagctctaaatattttataacaaagagttaatttgtcacaaaatacaatatttttgtaacaagttatttatttgtcacaaaattttaaatttttttgtaactaataaaaaatgTTATTTCAAGATATTAAATATAAGatcttgaatttttaaaaattaaaataatgagttatttatgatttattatatttatttagaattttatattcataaaattattttactaaaaatataNNNNNNNNNNNNNNNNNNNNNNNNNtataattttaaattaaaatattaattaaaattaattagtaaattattaaataattttaataaattaaatttaattttcaattactaTTTCATACTCTAATTTTATGCAAATTTTTGTGTTATCCTTATTCCTCTTAActaaccctaatcctaattttagTATTTTACTAATTTACCCACCCCCACCATCTCTCATCCAGCCGACACACAGCACTCTCACtcggaaagaaaaaagaaaacagagaAGAGAGAGTGAGTGAACGAGggtgaaggaagaagaagggaggAAGGAGGGAAAGGCACCGCCATGTCTAGTCCGCCGCTTCTGCACCGCGTCGTCGTCATTGCGTCTGGTCCATCGCGTCCGCACCGCTTCGCCGTCGTCGTAAAGCATCTGTTTGGCCCTTGTTTGCGAAGCTTCCGCCTTTGTTTTGCCGAGCTTCTGCCTCTGTTTTGCCGTGCATCCGCCGCCGTTTTGCCAtgcttctgctgcttcttcaACCATCGTCTTCCAGCCTCTGCTTAGCCTTGATTCCGTCGCGTGTTAGGTAATAAATTGATGTATTTGTATTGTATTTCTGTTTCGGTTTTTCTCATTTACAGGAGTACTAAAATGGTGACAATATGCTATCTAAAGgactcaagaatattttgatttatagagacactaatctatgttagactTTTAACTTTTGATTGAACTTATGTAAGAAATATAAtttgtagaactaatcaatgtagatattaatgttattttattttaaaacaattttagttaaatgaagcatgtttgaattatctatgtttttacatattatataaatgttgacttgttcagtaaaatagttaatatatcaattaattaaaaaataagttgATAAATTATGTAtgtaaattatattaaaaaaaatttgatacaaaataaatattgtgcttttgtaactaaagaaaataaaattttataaaatcaaattatattttgtaacaaaattttatgataagaaaaaatatattgtcaccaaaaatattttgaagatcaaaatttgttatcacttttgtaacgaattttgatttttgtatcaaaaaaatttattacaaaatattactttgaattgtatcagttttattttttgttacaaaaattttttgtaacaaaacataCTGCaacagttctttttttttttttgttacaatttctttttatttcaaatttttgattttttgtaacaatttttttggttacaaatattctttttttttgtagtgttggCTAAGATAAGTGAGATATTCGAATTTGAATGTTAGTTCTTAGTCAATTTAGACAGGGTCTCGATCTAAAAAACCGAGTTGTTATTACTCGACCGTTTTAGGGGATCTGATAACCGAATCCAAAACAAGTATATTagtttgaaaaccatttttcttaataaaaaaatttaaatataatccAACAAGTAAACGAAGAATGAGTGGTTTAATTTTCACCGAAATCCTAATAAGCATATTGAACAAGTTGGATGTTTAATTACAAATGTTAACCAAAGAGGAACTTGATCGAGCTCAACATGTACGCCAGCGATTATCCGTTGTCCTGTGGCCTAATCACTTCTGATCAGTCCTCCTCTCCTCTCTAACTAACTTTCCTCTTCTGTTCTCGCAGATTATACTCCACACGCATTGTACTGCTTCCTCCAATACAGGTGCATTATTACAGGTTGAATTTCTTGAAAAAAATTATACACCATTATTTTGTCGCTCATTTGGGAGCCATGACCACGCACGCTTATTAGTaataggattttttatttaatttcaaagaAACATACATACATTTCCCTTAACATTACATCGATCAATTGTCTATCTTAGCAGATCAAGAGATGTAACTGAATAAGGAGGAAGTGTGACATCCATGTCCTTATTTGCATTCAACAGCAAGGTGTGTTGTGGTACAATCTGCAATTATcataaacatattaaaaaaaatatatcttttagcataagaaaaatataaaattaaagtatatatTATAGCTTAATTAGAAAAACTACCTTCTTTGGCTCAGAGAAAGAATTCTCTTCCATTACATTAGGTGCTGTGAGCACCATCATTTTCGATCCAGATTGTTGAACATTTGAAGTCAACCCATTTATTGAAATCTTCAGATTCTCGGGGTCATCTCCAAAGTTCACAGCCTATATAAAAAACTCAACAATATTAATACcaaaataacaaatatttttCTTTACGTTATTATATTTCAATTTTACATGCAttcttaataataaattaattattaacatAATTTGTATGCCACACCTTTATTCTAATATATGTCTTATTATCTTCAGTATTATTAAACTCAATTGCAGATGCTACGAGTTTAGTGGAAGAAGTTTGAAGCGTTGAATTGAGCCAAGTTGCTCCACTAGATTCGGAAAATAGTTGTTGATTCCAATAGCTTGGAGTTCCATAAAGTTGATGCGAGTTAAACACAATTGCATCTGGGCTCCacctataattaattaaaaaaatcaatcgCAAATTATTATTCAAAATGAATAATATTCAAATGAAGCTTAAGTATTAAAAAAACAAAGGATTCAAAAGATTAAAGAAAATTACATCCTGTCGTTGTTATTGACAAAAAGTGGTGCATAGCTAACCATGTGCACAAGATCACTGCCACAGACACACAAGAATAAATTAAAAGAGTAATTACCAATTAGGAGGAAATATTATATATAAGATGATTAttaagaaactaaattaaaaaataaagtgaAATTCAACCTGTTCCTCTCCAATCCAATAAGGAATGCAGCTTCAGCCACTGCAGATAAAAGTGTTCCATCGCGGGCATCATCCTTCCAAACAGCGTATTCACTTACAAATGCctaatgaaaaataaatatataaaagtaaTAATATAGTCACAATTGAGTTTAAAATTTATTTGATTTATAAGTGAATTATTCATGAATActttatggaaaaataaaataataaaaaaaattaaacctttGGTCCAGATCGTGGTGCAGCATCAAACTTGGTATTCTTATAAAACATATCTTCAGCGTTTGTGTAAATCTAACAAAAGACAGTATATGTTAgggaaaataacataaaaataattttaatgaaaaaatgtCTTGGGATTATTTATATGAAGCTGTTACATGAAAATCATAGAAATCTGCAGGCATGTCTAAGTTCTGCCCAGAACCATCACAGTTTGTGATAATCTGAATATCTGGATAAGAACGCTTTATCGCTGCATAGAACTTCAGGTAATTTCCTGCTCAATTTatgaataagaataataaaaatcaaatattgaaatatatattattaattttttttggtgactaatatatattattaattaacataacTTATTAACCAATTCTCACatgcaaaattaaaataaaattccaTTGATTTTAACATAAAATATACCCatagtttttataaaaaaatattaggagttaacactttttattttttaacataaaatagATTATTGCATATAGAAAATAGAATTCAAATTCTAACGTTCGATAAATTCAAGTTGATTGCTAACATTTTTTATTAATCTTAATTAATAccttattttcatatttttaaaatataaaatataaaatttataatttatatttaatttttaatatttagagttaatcaaatattaataaaaatgataaattttattAGTCATATAAAAGTATATAATACaaaaactttgaaaaaaaaaatatataaaataaaatagagatgcGTACCTAGATAGTTTGGCATGCCACATTCTTCATTTCCAATGGcaacaaatctcaaatcaaatggtTGAGGATGCCCCATTGAAGCTCTAACAGAACCCCAAGTTGAATCGGGAGAGCCTCTTGCAAACTCAATGCCATCAAGGGCTTCCTGTTAATTAACGATGATCAAaagtttaagttattttttataaataataataaatataattaaattttaaagctACATACTTGCACAAATGGTAGAACCGCAGATGTATCCACGGCGTCATGAAGGCCGATACCTAACAAATGATATAAtcgattaattttatatttttgattaaaaaaaatcaattatactaaatgaacggaaataaaaaaaatcaactatcaattaactataaaaaaaaatgaatgaatatACCATTGTTAAATACCCATACTGGCAATGCACCAACGTCCTCTGCAAactggtaaaaaaaaaaaaagtttttaaaattaatccATGTTTTGTGTAACTAACTAATAATTAGAAAGGTAGAAAAAATAGGAACCTGGAGACCCTCAAAGAAACCAAAACCATCATCAGTCCAATAATGCCAAACATCATTAAAGTGACCAGCTCTCTCCTCCCATGCTCCAACACTGTCTTTCCAACGGAATGCATTTCTTAGATAACCTCCTTCCACATAGCAACCACctatataataaattattaaacacTTCAAATTTACattgaattaataattattaaccATTGTTAATATTCCATATATATTCTCTCGTTCTGTTTTGCTAATTTACCCGGAAATCTGAAAAATTTTGGCTTTAAATTTGCAACCATCTGAAACAGGTCCTTTCTAAAACCATGACCCTGTACGAAttgaagaataaaatattaaacaatgattaataataagcaaacatTGTTATGTGTGCGCTACAAACCTTGTGTGTGTCTAAGGGCATAGCTGAGACTTGGTCTAGCCATATAACACCTCTATGATTTGTGGTAATTTGAAGGCTTGAATTATGATTTGTAGCATTGGCTTCCAATGTTGTCTCCATTCTCCTCCACTTATAAGCATAACTTCCATACCCTCtgccaattaattaattaattagataaaATCGTCAttattatatattacaaaataaatagataaaattacCCGACTTGAGTTGAAGCAACACTGACACCATCATCTCCCACTAACGAGACCTTTAGATCAAGTGGTCCAACTCCAAGTGCCCTAGCATAGAAGATAACTCTGTACTTCTTCCCTTCCTCAATGTTCTATATGTAGTTATACAAATTATTAGTTGAATAATTAGTATTTTCTCATAAAATTTGTTTAATTTAATATAACAATGCGGGTATGCGCAATGATATGTTGCCTattaaggaaagaaaaagaaaattaaatatagGCTCACCATGCCCCAGAATCCAGAGTTAGAGATTCCAACACCATTGTTAGGGCATGACTTGGCATTGCAAAGAACTTCCATACGAAGTGCAATCTTGTTTCTTTCAAAGCAAGAAGTGCGATCAGTTGACACAAGAATGGATGATTCATCTCCAATAATTGTCCATGGATAAATATTTGATGGAACATTTGCACCTCCGGCTTCAAACCCTAAAAcacataacaataataatattatagataGAATGAACTAACATTCAAATTAAAGCAataatgaaatgaaatgaaataatGCAAGTATTAACCTCTGTTTCTAACCATTTCTGCCCAAAGTCCTCCTGCCCCAGCATGATTAATTTCCTGAATAAGAAAATAATATTCAATTAGTTTATCATTTTCTAGCTAAGATATATCTATATATAaactatatataatttattactTCAAAGAATGCTCCAAAGAATGTATCTGGAATTTGTCTTCCAGAACCCTTGGATCCATCAACAACTAACGTTGATGTATGATTAACTCTAGCATTGGCATTAGATAGAAAACACAATGCTAGCAAAGAAAGTAGAAAAAAGATGTAGGTGATTTTAAAAAGTGAAGTCATAATGTTTGAAGATCTTATCCCAATTTGAGAAACTCTACTGTGAGTGTTCGATTGTGTCATATATATTTATAGTCAGAAATGATTAACAGAATCTACCGGATAAGATTAAAGTTGATGAGATTTGTTAACAAACTACATCtggttttgaaaaaagaaaaattcaaaattgaatagCTGCAggttttgaaaaacaaaattaaaatttgatagGTACACATGAAACTGACGCACAAACTTGTAGTATATCAAGTAATTTGGGTTTTAGAATCaatctatttattttctttttttttttaccaaagataggagactcgaacccgcaacctcttaattgagtatggagagactatgccatttgagctataactcattggcaatcAATCTATCTATTTATTCTACCTATATAATACTATAATTATAACATATGTAATATGAACATTAATANNNNNNNNNNNNNNNNNNNNNNNNNNNNNNNNNNNNNNNNNNNNNNNNNNNNNNNNNNNNNNNNNNNNNNNNNNNNNNNNNNNNNNNNNNNNNNNNNNNNNNNNNNNNNNNNNNNNNNNNNNNNNNNNNNNNNNNNNNNNNNNNNNNNNNNNNNNNNNNNNNNNNNNNNNNNNNNNNNNNNNNNNNN is a genomic window of Arachis ipaensis cultivar K30076 chromosome B06, Araip1.1, whole genome shotgun sequence containing:
- the LOC107647146 gene encoding alpha-L-arabinofuranosidase 1-like — protein: MTSLFKITYIFFLLSLLALCFLSNANARVNHTSTLVVDGSKGSGRQIPDTFFGAFFEEINHAGAGGLWAEMVRNRGFEAGGANVPSNIYPWTIIGDESSILVSTDRTSCFERNKIALRMEVLCNAKSCPNNGVGISNSGFWGMNIEEGKKYRVIFYARALGVGPLDLKVSLVGDDGVSVASTQVGGYGSYAYKWRRMETTLEANATNHNSSLQITTNHRGVIWLDQVSAMPLDTHKGHGFRKDLFQMVANLKPKFFRFPGGCYVEGGYLRNAFRWKDSVGAWEERAGHFNDVWHYWTDDGFGFFEGLQFAEDVGALPVWVFNNGIGLHDAVDTSAVLPFVQEALDGIEFARGSPDSTWGSVRASMGHPQPFDLRFVAIGNEECGMPNYLGNYLKFYAAIKRSYPDIQIITNCDGSGQNLDMPADFYDFHIYTNAEDMFYKNTKFDAAPRSGPKAFVSEYAVWKDDARDGTLLSAVAEAAFLIGLERNSDLVHMVSYAPLFVNNNDRMWSPDAIVFNSHQLYGTPSYWNQQLFSESSGATWLNSTLQTSSTKLVASAIEFNNTEDNKTYIRIKAVNFGDDPENLKISINGLTSNVQQSGSKMMVLTAPNVMEENSFSEPKKIVPQHTLLLNANKDMDVTLPPYSVTSLDLLR